AAACCTGATACGAAAGCAAAAGGCGATACCGTATTAGCTGGTATGATTAATCTTACTACAGTTTCCCAAGTAAAAGTAACAGCGGTATACGCAGATAGTAAACTTAGTAAAATCTTAGAGTTAGTTCAAAACGCGACTTCTAGGAAAGCACCTACAGAATTACTTATTCGGAAATTCGCAAAGATTTATACACCTATTGTTGTTCTGTTAGCTATAGCAACATGTTTACTCCCTTATTTTTTTATATCAGACTATCAATTTAAGGATTGGTTGTATCGGTCTCTGGTTTTTCTGGTTATTTCTTGCCCTTGTGCATTAGTGATAAGCATTCCTTTGGGTTACTTTGGTGGCATTGGTGCAGCAAGTAGAAACGGAATCTTGTTCAAGGGTAGTAATTTTTTAGATGCTCTTGCTAGCATTCAAAACTTAGTTATGGATAAAACTGGGACAATGACTGAAGGAGTTTTTAAAGTCCAAGAAGTTGTATTCAATCCAGGATTTAACCAAGTTGAAATTCTAAAAATGGTAAAGGCACTGGAAAGTCATAGCAGTCATCCAGTAGCAACTGCTATCAGCGACTTTGTTGACTCAGTAAGTGATGAGATTTCTTTACAGAGTATAGAGGAAATGTCAGGATATGGGTTAAAAGCGGAGGTAGATGGGAAGCAGTTATTAGTCGGAAATTTTAAGCTGATGGATAAATTTGCGATCGAATACAACATTGATCCCCAAGCTATTGTTTATACGGTAATTGCAGTCGCTTACGATAAAAAGTTTGTCGGCTATATTACTATTGCTGATCGCATTAAAGAAGATGCTCAAATCACAATTGATAAGTTAAATTTACTTGGTGTAAAATCAACAATGCTAAGTGGCGATAAAAGCACGATAGTGAAATTCGTTTCAGAAAAACTAGGTATAAAGAGTGCGTATGGAGATTTGCTTCCTGAAGATAAAGTCTACAAGATAAAGGAAATCAAATCGAAAGGGGAAACCGTAGCTTTTGTCGGAGACGGGGTTAATGATGCACCCGTTGTAGCATTAAGTGATGTGGGAATTGCAATGGGTGGTTTAGGAAGTGATGCCACTATAGAAACTGCTGACGTAGTAATACAAGACGACAAGCCAAGTAAAATACCTATGGCAATCAATATCGGGAAGCAGACGAGACTGATTGTATGGCAAAATATCGCTCTAGCTTTTGTAGTAAAAGGTATTGTATTGATCTTAGGTGCAGGTGGATTGGCCACAATGTGGGAAGCTGTTTTCGCAGATGTCGGGGTTGCACTTCTCGCCATTTTAAATTCAGTCAGGCTACAGATGAAAAAATTCGCCATTAAATAGTGAATTGTAAGATGTCTTTTGAAGTTCTAAAGTTTCGTGTTATTGATGGGAGATTGTTATGTTAATAGAAACCGTTCTTGTTGGAATTTTGTTTTCGCTCTATATATTTTTATGGAAAACCAAAAGGGTTATTCAAAAGAAAAAAACTGGCAAAGATCCAGAAGTAATCGGTAAATCAAAATCCAATTTACAATCCTTAATGAATATCCTTTTTAAAGTAATAACATATTATGTAATTTTGATTATTGGAATTCATACGTTAAAAATAGATTTCTTTGGGTTAAATGCCCAATTTAATCTCTTCCTCGGAATCAAATGGGATATTGCTGGTTTTATTGTTGGATTGTTTGGTCTTTCTTTTTGTTTGTATGCACAAATAAAAATGAAAAATTCATGGCGAGTCGGTATCGATGAAGGCTCGAAAGAAAAATTAATTACGGATGGTCTCTTTCGATTAGTAAGAAATCCTACATATCTTGGATTATTTCTTCTGAATCTTGGTGTTTGGCTTATTTGGCCGACACACCTAGTTTTCTATTTAAATATTATTTTTGTTTTGATATTTGAAATACAGGTTCGTTGTGAGGAAGATTTTCTGGAAAACTTGTATAAAGAGGATTATAAACAATACAAAAAAAAATCGTATAGGTATATTCCCTTTATATATTAGAATGTTTATTCTTCTTACAATGGTAGATAGATAAATAAGGTTTTCGATTTAGATATCTACTCGAAAAAAATACTCACTATTACTTTTTAAGTCTTCCGATGATAAGTATAAAATCTTCTTATGCTCTCTGTTAGTTGTTGACAGTATTGAAGATTTGGTATACAGTCACCTTAAAATGCATAAGTCTCAATGGAATTTATACAGATTGTCGGGTAATGAATTTTCAACAATGTATGAATATTCGTGCTTTATAAATAAAATGGTAATTCATTGAAAGAAACACATCTGATAAAAGTTGGTAATGAAACCCATTTATTCTATTTAAAAGAAGAGGGTAACTTACAATCTTTCTGCGGCCTAAATGCAATGCCTGATTATCAATTTAAAAACCTTAAAAATATATTCCATACAGAAGGGGAATTAACTTATTACATAACAAAAACAACTACTTTTGTATGTGATATTTGCCGACGAAAATTTAACATGCTTGTTTAATTTAGGCTTACGAATTTTTCTTTGTTTCCCCGATGCTTTTCAAAGATGGCAAATCAAGCAAGGTTTTAGGTGGGACATTTAAATTTTGTGATATAATAATCAAACTTTTAAACGAAGGAAAGGTTTCTCCTTTCTCGATTTTTTGATAATTTCTAACGCTTATACCAAGACCTGCGATCAATTCCTGGCTCTTTTTTGATTCTTTTCTAATTTTTAGCAAATTTGCAGAAAATTCAGCTAATACTTTATCCCAATCTATGCTCACTAGTTCATTTTAGAACATAATAACTTAATTCGCCACGATCCTTCCATCACGATGAAATCATCTCTTTTTGCTTGACAATTTTTTTCTTAATTAGTAAAATACCTTTGAAAAGTTAAAATTTAACGAAAGTGAGGTTATTGGATGTCTGAAAATGAAAAACAAAATGGGCCTAAAAAATCGATCTCTTATGAATCTAGGAGTTTTTTCGATCACCTGCTGATCATTTGTTGTACTTGGGGGTTAGGTTACATTTGCTATGGCTGTAGAAAGAAGACAGTTACGAGTAACAAATATTAATTGTACACTCTGATCAACGTAATTAGACCATTTATAGTTATTAGCATTTCAATTCCTGTAAATATAATAATATTTACGGGAATATTATTATGCACTTTAATTCAGAAAAAAAAATATCGTTATGGTCTTGCTCAAATTTCTGCGAGAATGTTGCTTTTTTTAAGCGGTATAAAAGTAAATAAAATTCAAAATTTAATTTCTATTAAAAATTGCAATGCTTATTATCTAGGCAATTTCATCGGTATAGAATCATTACCTGCATTAATTTCAGTCATTAATGAACCAACTTGTTTAATTTTAAGGTGGTTCAATTTTTATACTCCAATATTTGGCTGGGCTTTTTACTTATTAAATTTTATTCCATTTTCAAATAAAATTTCTAAAGTTCTAAGCTTTATAAATAATCGTCTTGAAAAAGAATACTCGGTTATAAATTTTCCAGCAGGATATGTTATCTTACATAGAACGGATTCAAAAACACATTTTAAATCTATAGTACTGAGACCTTTAAAATCAAATATAAAAATAATTCCATTTGCAATAATAGAAAATGAGTTAGCCGATTCGTTTTGGTTTCGATCAATTTACACTATAAGTTTTCTTGAATCTCAAGAATTTGACTCAAATAAATCAAGGCTAATTCAAATTGAGGACATTGAAAGAAAAGTAAGAAATGAATTATTTTATATAACTTTAGGAGAATGAGAATGAAAAAAAAATTAGGAATAGTGGTTTTACTATTATCAATGGTTAGTTGTAAATCAATGCAAATACTGAACGAAAAACCAATTATGACAAAAGTTTGTCCCGATTTTGGTTTTATAACGCTATCAGAACAAGAGAAAGATAGTTTTTTCGAATATAAGGTCATGGGTGGATGGGAACAGACTCAAACATTGCAATCGCTCGTCAAAAACAAGGATGATTGGAAGAATATCGAAAAGTATAATAATGAAAGGGATTTAACAAAGAATTTCGATAATCAGATTTTCTCTTATACAAGCGTAAAAAATGAAAGGAATGAGATAATTATTTTCCCTTCTTCGATGCTTGTAGATGCAAGCAGTATTGACTCCGAAGGTAAGTTCAGCGCTTGGAAATATTTTTATTTCCGAGTATGTCCAAGTGAAAAAAAGATTTCTAATGAAGATAAAATTCCACTATTAATTAAATCTTCAATTATTAAGAAGGAATTACAAGATACATATGGAAAAAAATCAATTCGTGATTTGATACTTCATATTCAGGCTATAGATCGGAAATTAGATAATTTAAGCGGTCTACAAGCGAAGGAAGGATTATTAAGAAAAAAAATTGCTTGGAACTACTTTTTAAACAGGTTAGACAATTCCGTTTTGAACTTCCTTAAAAATAAATATACAGAATATTATTCTATGGCTGAGAAACCTGTTTATTTTAAGGATCGAACAGAATATAACTATTCAATATATACTTTTAAAGATATGTTTAGAATTCTTTTTAGGGCAGATCCAACATCTGCAAAGGGATTAGCAGAAGAGGAGTTCATACTTGAACCTAAGAAAAAGCTAGCTAAGTTTAATCTAATTCATACTAAAATTACAAATGGGTCAGAAAGACCAGTCGCTAATATAACATTTGAAGATGCTCAAGAAGAAGTGAATATATTGGGTTTGTTAGAAGGTTCAAATTCATCAACACAAAATAATTGGCAGTATGTTAGTGGAATATTTCTACAAGAATGTGTGGGAAAAATGAATTCCTATGATTTCAATCTGGATTATGTAAACGTGGAGAGATTTGACAAATACGAGCCAAAATAGATCTATAAATTCTATTTAAATTGAATTATTTGAATTTAAGATACCATCAATAAGCATTCGCGATTAGTATCTTAAATTCTATTCAAGATTTCGGAATAATAAAGGTGAACGTTGATTAAAAAACTTCATTAGTTTACTATAAGTTTGTGAGATCCAAAACCAATTTGAAAAATCTGGAGGTTTTGATTATAAAACGTAAAAATCTATATTTCGAAATCGAACTGATATTGGAAAAAAAGTATAGTGAATACTAAAATATGCAATAATAAAGAGAAGATTCGGTATCAGAGGATTTTAAAAATTCTTAATAACTATTATTTAAAATCCAATAAAAAAGATACCGATAGTGAAAAGCGGGAAAGAATTGCAGTTTTGGAACCAGACAAATTTTCCTTAAAGGTCAAATATTTGGGACAATTTTCTTATGAACTTATTTGTGAATCAGAAGAAATTACCTATTCTTGGATTCATATCGATAGTATCTCCGATGAAAGGATTAGAATGCAAGAGCTAGGTGTTCACGACCATCCAATATTCGAAATAGATTGTCTCGGTGATATATTTATGCAAAAGGATGAATAATCAGGTTGATATAATGGTTACGGACTCAGTGTTCGCTTGAGAAAGTCAACTAACTTATTTTAGACTATCAATCTGGTTCCTTTTCTAATTCTCGTATTCCATCAATGAAAACTTGATAGGGATTACGTCCATCCATTGTTCTTCCTTGGTGTCGGCTTAATTGTTCTAAAGTTTGAGATAGACCTGAAAATATTTTTCCTTCTCATCAACGATTACATAAAAATTTGT
This sequence is a window from Leptospira ellinghausenii. Protein-coding genes within it:
- a CDS encoding heavy metal translocating P-type ATPase, with protein sequence MKDKYIQKAKVKSLCCTQEEDEYSKVEAKGLKNEIDNHEHGEENEYDHSHPIKLFLPSLISLVLLLIAIFFDNVLKPEWFNGWVRIFWYLLSYSPVGFPVLKEAGISIGNGEIFSEFFLMGIATIGAFAIGEYPEGVAVMLFYAIGEVFQTIAVKRAKSSIKSLLDQRPDEVTVLKNNQQQTVKAEIVNIDEIIQLKPGEKLGLDGILLSEIASFNTAALTGESKPDTKAKGDTVLAGMINLTTVSQVKVTAVYADSKLSKILELVQNATSRKAPTELLIRKFAKIYTPIVVLLAIATCLLPYFFISDYQFKDWLYRSLVFLVISCPCALVISIPLGYFGGIGAASRNGILFKGSNFLDALASIQNLVMDKTGTMTEGVFKVQEVVFNPGFNQVEILKMVKALESHSSHPVATAISDFVDSVSDEISLQSIEEMSGYGLKAEVDGKQLLVGNFKLMDKFAIEYNIDPQAIVYTVIAVAYDKKFVGYITIADRIKEDAQITIDKLNLLGVKSTMLSGDKSTIVKFVSEKLGIKSAYGDLLPEDKVYKIKEIKSKGETVAFVGDGVNDAPVVALSDVGIAMGGLGSDATIETADVVIQDDKPSKIPMAINIGKQTRLIVWQNIALAFVVKGIVLILGAGGLATMWEAVFADVGVALLAILNSVRLQMKKFAIK
- a CDS encoding methyltransferase family protein; the encoded protein is MLIETVLVGILFSLYIFLWKTKRVIQKKKTGKDPEVIGKSKSNLQSLMNILFKVITYYVILIIGIHTLKIDFFGLNAQFNLFLGIKWDIAGFIVGLFGLSFCLYAQIKMKNSWRVGIDEGSKEKLITDGLFRLVRNPTYLGLFLLNLGVWLIWPTHLVFYLNIIFVLIFEIQVRCEEDFLENLYKEDYKQYKKKSYRYIPFIY
- a CDS encoding LIC_13246 family protein → MNTKICNNKEKIRYQRILKILNNYYLKSNKKDTDSEKRERIAVLEPDKFSLKVKYLGQFSYELICESEEITYSWIHIDSISDERIRMQELGVHDHPIFEIDCLGDIFMQKDE
- a CDS encoding helix-turn-helix domain-containing protein, which translates into the protein MSIDWDKVLAEFSANLLKIRKESKKSQELIAGLGISVRNYQKIEKGETFPSFKSLIIISQNLNVPPKTLLDLPSLKSIGETKKNS